One Staphylococcus simiae genomic region harbors:
- a CDS encoding LPXTG cell wall anchor domain-containing protein produces MKKRNVLGTTALAGVLLFTGVGHQAHAAESGVNAGNAVNIANEVSRAHGAQPEYISYDQPVDKGNYYFISYVNKSGVGVGGTRVYKDGTVESSSGMYASMDQRQFDKYGKYEFANEQSPAQSNVAPQQTDNQTVNNQLATQTTTQSPVQSTVQELPQTGEQQTTTTWMTLAASVLLAVGSLLTFKRFAKNTK; encoded by the coding sequence ATGAAAAAGAGAAATGTATTAGGAACAACGGCTTTAGCAGGGGTATTGTTATTTACTGGAGTAGGGCATCAAGCACATGCAGCAGAGAGTGGCGTAAATGCAGGTAATGCTGTTAATATTGCTAATGAAGTATCAAGAGCCCATGGTGCACAACCAGAATATATATCTTACGATCAACCAGTGGATAAAGGAAATTATTATTTTATTAGTTATGTGAATAAATCAGGTGTAGGTGTTGGTGGTACTAGAGTTTACAAAGATGGTACTGTTGAATCGTCATCAGGAATGTATGCTTCTATGGACCAACGTCAATTTGATAAGTATGGTAAGTATGAGTTTGCCAATGAACAATCGCCAGCACAGTCGAATGTCGCACCACAACAAACAGATAACCAAACAGTTAATAATCAACTAGCTACACAAACGACTACTCAATCACCAGTACAATCAACGGTTCAAGAATTACCACAAACTGGTGAACAACAAACAACTACAACTTGGATGACACTAGCTGCATCTGTATTGTTAGCTGTAGGTTCATTATTAACATTTAAACGATTTGCTAAAAACACTAAATAA